From a single Lentimicrobiaceae bacterium genomic region:
- a CDS encoding acylphosphatase, translating to MKALKITVNGDLYRKGYRYQAIKKANELNLYGFIQYLKNGEGVTIHAQGQEEKLLQFVDWCRHGAHQCNITSIGSETAQLGYFRNFSIATNAENLPNIQLNNPVKANLAEAYENTAEQKSNIRSGIKWLRTAFY from the coding sequence ATGAAAGCACTTAAAATAACAGTTAACGGAGATCTATACCGTAAAGGCTACCGCTATCAGGCCATTAAAAAAGCCAATGAGTTAAATTTATACGGTTTTATCCAGTATCTTAAAAATGGCGAAGGTGTTACCATTCATGCACAGGGTCAGGAAGAAAAGCTGCTTCAGTTTGTAGACTGGTGCAGACACGGTGCTCACCAGTGCAACATCACCTCTATCGGATCAGAAACAGCGCAATTAGGATATTTCAGAAATTTCTCCATCGCCACCAACGCTGAAAATTTGCCTAACATACAACTCAACAACCCGGTAAAAGCAAATTTGGCAGAAGCTTACGAAAATACGGCCGAACAAAAATCCAATATCAGGTCAGGCATTAAATGGCTCAGAACAGCCTTCTATTAA
- a CDS encoding RidA family protein, whose amino-acid sequence MKKVIYTDHAPKAIGPYSQAIEINGMLFISGQVPIDPETGKIVEGGIKEQTEQVMKNIGAILKAAGYDFQDVIKSTCLLSDMVNFTDMNEVYGRYYTENPPARAAYGVVRLPLGAMVEIETIAAK is encoded by the coding sequence ATGAAAAAAGTAATTTACACTGATCATGCACCCAAAGCAATTGGCCCTTACAGCCAGGCCATTGAAATCAACGGAATGTTATTTATCTCAGGTCAGGTTCCCATTGACCCGGAAACCGGTAAAATAGTTGAAGGCGGCATCAAAGAACAAACAGAACAGGTAATGAAAAATATCGGGGCCATACTGAAAGCAGCCGGCTACGATTTTCAGGATGTCATTAAATCGACCTGTTTGCTGAGTGATATGGTAAATTTCACTGACATGAATGAGGTTTACGGCCGCTATTATACCGAAAACCCTCCCGCAAGAGCTGCTTACGGCGTGGTTCGCCTGCCACTCGGCGCCATGGTTGAAATTGAAACCATTGCAGCCAAATAA
- a CDS encoding S46 family peptidase, with amino-acid sequence MRKQIIILTIILCSFRMVFAGEGMWIPMLLEQLNEPEMKSMGMRISAEDIYSINKSSLKDAILLFGRGCTAEIVSDQGLILTNHHCGFGQIQKHSSLEHDYLTTGFWAMDKSQELPNPGLSVTLLIRMDDVTLQVLEGVTPSMSEKERAAIIKTNMGKLEKSAVEGTSYNARIKPFYYGNEYYMFITQTFNDVRLVGAPPSNIGKFGGDTDNWMWPRHTGDFSMFRIYVNKNNEPADYSPDNVPYKPKSHLPVSLKGVEKNDFTFVFGYPGSTQEYLPSYAIDMITGTENPPAIRLREKRLGIFDGFMEQSDLIRIQYADKYAGVANYWKKMIGENRGIKKLDAIEKKQALESQFIAWANADENRARKYAALLPEFKSLYARLAPLSESQTYLIEGGLGIEAIRYTYNFNQLAELSKDKNTPPEDLAKLLSQLQNGAKAFFKNYQQQIDKQVFASLMADWFQHQNESTLPAELVKSAIVFNNNFEAWADAVYSKSIFTDAGRLDKFLSSYKAKNFKKIEADPMFILTRSVYNQYFTAILPESAAINSKLDSLQRIYMQGLMEFQTGKRFYPDANSTLRVAYGVVNDYDPRDAVHYRYYTTLEGIMEKEDPAIYDYVVEPRLKQLYEQKDYGQYMAKDGTMRIAFTASNHTTGGNSGSPVLNADGQLVGINFDRNWEGTMSDLMYDPDQCRNISLDIRYCLFIIDKFAGAGHLVKEMTLVN; translated from the coding sequence ATGAGAAAACAAATCATCATACTCACCATCATTCTGTGCTCTTTCAGGATGGTTTTTGCAGGAGAAGGCATGTGGATTCCCATGTTGCTTGAACAGCTGAACGAACCCGAAATGAAAAGCATGGGTATGCGCATCAGCGCCGAAGACATATACAGCATCAACAAATCAAGCCTGAAAGACGCCATACTTTTATTTGGACGCGGCTGCACTGCTGAAATCGTTTCCGACCAAGGGCTTATTCTTACCAACCACCATTGCGGCTTCGGTCAGATTCAAAAGCACAGTTCACTGGAGCACGATTATCTCACCACAGGTTTTTGGGCCATGGACAAATCACAGGAATTACCCAATCCAGGCCTGAGCGTTACCCTACTTATCAGGATGGACGATGTAACCCTTCAAGTACTGGAAGGCGTAACACCTTCCATGTCAGAGAAAGAACGCGCTGCCATCATTAAAACCAACATGGGCAAGCTCGAAAAAAGCGCTGTTGAAGGCACAAGTTACAATGCACGTATCAAACCCTTTTACTATGGCAATGAGTATTATATGTTTATTACCCAAACATTTAACGACGTACGCCTGGTAGGTGCGCCCCCGTCAAACATCGGAAAATTTGGCGGAGACACCGACAACTGGATGTGGCCCAGACATACCGGCGACTTCTCTATGTTCAGGATTTATGTAAACAAAAACAACGAACCGGCAGATTATTCACCTGACAATGTCCCCTACAAGCCCAAAAGCCACCTTCCGGTTTCGCTCAAAGGCGTTGAAAAAAATGACTTTACCTTTGTTTTTGGCTATCCGGGCAGTACACAGGAATACCTCCCCTCGTATGCAATTGATATGATAACCGGAACAGAAAACCCGCCTGCCATCCGCCTGCGCGAGAAAAGACTTGGCATTTTTGATGGCTTTATGGAACAAAGCGACTTGATTAGAATACAATATGCTGATAAATATGCCGGTGTGGCCAATTACTGGAAAAAAATGATTGGTGAAAACCGCGGAATCAAAAAACTGGATGCCATTGAAAAGAAACAGGCTCTAGAAAGTCAGTTTATTGCCTGGGCCAATGCCGACGAAAACAGAGCCCGCAAATATGCCGCCTTATTGCCCGAATTTAAATCACTCTATGCCCGTCTGGCTCCGCTCTCTGAATCGCAGACATACCTTATTGAAGGAGGCCTTGGCATTGAAGCAATTCGTTACACCTACAACTTTAACCAACTGGCTGAATTGAGCAAGGACAAAAACACGCCGCCCGAAGATTTGGCAAAGTTATTGTCACAACTGCAAAACGGGGCAAAAGCCTTTTTCAAAAACTACCAGCAACAAATTGACAAACAAGTATTTGCCAGTTTGATGGCTGATTGGTTTCAGCATCAGAATGAATCAACACTTCCGGCCGAACTGGTAAAAAGCGCCATTGTATTTAACAATAACTTTGAGGCCTGGGCCGATGCCGTATACTCAAAAAGCATATTTACCGATGCCGGAAGACTGGATAAATTCCTGTCATCATACAAAGCCAAGAACTTTAAGAAGATTGAGGCAGACCCAATGTTTATCCTCACCAGGTCGGTATACAATCAATATTTCACCGCCATACTTCCCGAATCAGCCGCCATCAACAGCAAACTCGACAGCCTTCAGCGTATTTACATGCAGGGATTGATGGAGTTTCAGACAGGAAAGCGTTTTTACCCGGATGCAAATTCCACCTTAAGAGTAGCTTACGGCGTGGTAAATGATTACGATCCGCGCGACGCTGTGCATTATCGCTACTACACAACCCTTGAAGGCATCATGGAGAAAGAAGATCCTGCGATTTACGATTACGTGGTTGAGCCCCGGTTAAAACAGCTGTACGAACAAAAAGATTACGGACAGTATATGGCCAAAGACGGAACCATGCGCATTGCATTTACCGCCAGCAACCACACCACAGGAGGAAACTCGGGAAGCCCGGTATTGAATGCCGACGGACAGCTGGTGGGTATCAATTTCGACCGCAACTGGGAAGGAACCATGAGTGATTTAATGTACGACCCGGATCAATGTCGCAACATCAGCCTCGACATCCGTTATTGCCTGTTTATCATCGATAAATTTGCCGGAGCAGGCCACCTGGTAAAAGAAATGACACTTGTAAATTAA